Proteins encoded in a region of the Pseudomonas denitrificans (nom. rej.) genome:
- a CDS encoding I78 family peptidase inhibitor — MPFNRVTLLSLLAVAALAGCSSKDSSSDAAQPAADDSPAMTGTCNAKAVQSIIGKVVNPTLTEEARRDAGASVARVLTPHQPVTMEYNSQRLNIDVDDNQVVKQVSCG; from the coding sequence ATGCCCTTCAACCGAGTGACGCTCCTGTCGCTTCTTGCTGTTGCCGCCCTTGCCGGTTGCAGTTCCAAGGATTCCTCGTCCGATGCCGCCCAGCCGGCCGCGGACGACTCGCCGGCCATGACCGGCACCTGCAACGCCAAGGCGGTGCAATCGATCATCGGCAAGGTCGTCAACCCGACCCTGACCGAGGAAGCCCGCCGCGACGCCGGCGCCAGCGTTGCCCGCGTGCTCACCCCGCACCAGCCGGTGACCATGGAGTACAACTCGCAGCGCCTGAACATCGATGTCGATGACAACCAGGTGGTGAAGCAGGTCTCCTGCGGCTGA
- a CDS encoding LysR family transcriptional regulator → MESLISIECFVRSAEAGSFAAAARNLGLTPAAVSKNVARLESNLGVRLFQRSTRSLTLTESGARFLDEASGGLASLQSAIANLASADGQPSGMLKVSMGLVFGRDYILPLLGDFLGRYPAIRPDWHFDNRQVDLIAEGFDAAIGGGFELPPGVVARKLSPAHLVLLASPAYLDGRPAIRYPSDLPSHDGIRIRSPQTGRVRPWPLTNRQQAQAPISLKERMTFSDPEAACVAALMGLGVTLVSMQHAVPYLDSGRLVRVLPEWYVDAGNTALYYAAQKLLPAKTRVFVDYVIEHFRSQGLEQRFSAL, encoded by the coding sequence ATGGAAAGCCTGATCAGTATCGAATGCTTCGTCCGCAGCGCCGAGGCCGGCAGCTTCGCCGCCGCCGCGAGAAACCTGGGACTGACGCCCGCGGCGGTGAGCAAGAACGTGGCAAGGCTGGAGAGCAACCTGGGCGTGCGGCTGTTCCAGCGTAGTACCCGCAGCCTGACACTGACCGAATCCGGCGCGCGATTTCTCGACGAAGCCAGCGGCGGCCTGGCCAGCCTGCAGAGCGCCATCGCCAATCTCGCCAGCGCCGACGGCCAGCCCAGCGGCATGCTGAAGGTGAGCATGGGGCTGGTGTTCGGCCGCGACTACATATTGCCGCTGCTGGGCGACTTCCTCGGGCGCTACCCGGCGATCCGCCCGGATTGGCACTTCGACAACCGCCAGGTCGACCTCATCGCCGAAGGCTTCGACGCGGCCATCGGCGGCGGCTTCGAGCTTCCGCCCGGCGTCGTGGCGCGCAAGCTGAGCCCGGCGCACCTGGTGCTGCTGGCCTCGCCAGCCTACCTCGACGGCCGCCCGGCAATCCGCTATCCGTCGGACCTGCCCAGCCACGACGGCATCCGCATCCGCTCGCCGCAGACCGGCCGCGTGCGGCCCTGGCCGCTGACCAACCGCCAGCAGGCCCAGGCGCCGATCTCACTGAAGGAACGCATGACCTTCAGCGACCCGGAAGCCGCCTGTGTCGCCGCGCTGATGGGCCTGGGCGTGACCCTGGTGAGCATGCAGCACGCCGTGCCCTACCTCGACAGCGGGCGCCTGGTGCGCGTGCTGCCGGAGTGGTATGTGGACGCCGGCAACACCGCGCTCTACTACGCCGCGCAGAAACTGCTGCCGGCCAAGACGCGGGTCTTCGTCGATTACGTCATCGAGCACTTCCGCAGCCAGGGCCTGGAGCAGCGCTTCAGTGCGCTGTGA
- a CDS encoding 3-oxoacyl-ACP reductase family protein, whose amino-acid sequence MQTHQPLAGKVAFVQGGSRGIGAAIVQRLAREGAAVAFTYVSSAQKAEDLAASIEAGGGRALALKADSGDAASVQQAIDTAAQRLGGIDILVNNAGVLAIAPVEEFSLEDLDRTLAVNVRSVFVATQAAARHMGQGGRIITIGSTNADRMPFGGGAVYAMSKSAIVGLTKGLARDLGPRGITVNNVQPGPVDTDMNPADSDFAASLMDLMAVGRYGRAEEVAAFVAYLAGPEAGYITGASLTIDGGFGA is encoded by the coding sequence ATGCAAACCCATCAACCTCTCGCCGGCAAAGTCGCTTTCGTACAGGGCGGCTCCCGCGGCATCGGCGCCGCCATCGTGCAGCGCCTGGCCCGCGAAGGCGCTGCTGTGGCCTTTACCTACGTCAGCTCGGCGCAGAAGGCCGAAGACCTCGCCGCCAGCATCGAAGCCGGCGGCGGCCGCGCCCTGGCGCTGAAGGCCGACAGCGGTGATGCAGCTTCGGTGCAACAGGCCATCGACACCGCGGCCCAGCGTCTGGGCGGCATCGACATCCTGGTGAACAACGCCGGCGTGCTGGCCATCGCCCCGGTGGAAGAGTTCAGCCTGGAAGACCTCGACCGCACCCTGGCGGTGAACGTGCGCAGCGTCTTCGTCGCCACCCAGGCCGCCGCGCGGCACATGGGGCAGGGTGGGCGCATCATCACCATCGGCAGTACCAACGCCGACCGCATGCCCTTCGGCGGCGGCGCGGTCTACGCCATGAGCAAGTCGGCCATCGTCGGCCTGACCAAGGGCCTGGCCCGTGACCTCGGCCCGCGCGGCATCACCGTGAACAACGTGCAGCCCGGCCCGGTGGATACCGACATGAACCCGGCCGACAGCGACTTCGCGGCCTCCCTGATGGACCTGATGGCGGTGGGTCGTTATGGCCGCGCGGAAGAAGTCGCCGCCTTCGTCGCCTACCTGGCCGGCCCGGAAGCGGGCTACATCACCGGTGCCAGCCTGACCATCGACGGTGGTTTCGGCGCCTGA
- a CDS encoding FUSC family protein has protein sequence MAKQPSILTLPFRRLANPYTRYRYAAWIHCVRVGLALLASMLLTSALKLPHGLWASVTVLVVMGGLVHQGTIRGKSYERVMGTLVGAALGLCVIAIYDQTRSLTLTYLAMSVLGAASAFYAIRRPGYVALLAGITMCIVAGPGETGFTEGLWRSANVLIGVAVALLFSQIYPLRAVYVWRYLLSDNLRACARMYGQLSSNHDFTPSISPASWRNWTTVWWHRVRTWGRCRGRPACRCASWRFSSASTARSWAPWNR, from the coding sequence TTGGCGAAGCAACCCTCGATCCTCACCCTGCCGTTCCGCCGCCTGGCCAACCCCTACACCCGCTACCGCTACGCCGCCTGGATTCACTGCGTGCGCGTCGGCCTCGCGCTGCTCGCCTCGATGCTGCTGACCAGCGCGCTGAAATTGCCCCACGGTCTCTGGGCCTCGGTGACGGTGCTGGTGGTGATGGGCGGGCTGGTGCACCAGGGGACGATCCGCGGCAAGTCCTACGAGCGGGTGATGGGCACCCTGGTGGGTGCGGCGCTGGGGCTGTGTGTGATCGCGATCTACGACCAGACCCGTTCGCTCACCCTCACCTACCTGGCCATGTCGGTGCTGGGCGCGGCCTCGGCCTTCTATGCGATCCGCCGGCCCGGCTACGTCGCGCTGCTGGCGGGGATAACCATGTGCATCGTCGCCGGTCCCGGTGAGACGGGCTTCACCGAAGGACTGTGGCGTTCGGCCAACGTGCTGATCGGCGTCGCTGTGGCCCTGCTGTTCTCGCAGATCTACCCGCTGCGGGCGGTCTATGTCTGGCGCTACCTGCTCTCGGACAACCTGCGTGCCTGCGCGCGGATGTACGGGCAGCTGTCGTCCAACCACGACTTCACCCCGAGCATTTCGCCCGCCAGCTGGAGGAACTGGACCACCGTCTGGTGGCATCGCGTGCGCACCTGGGGCCGGTGTCGCGGGAGACCGGCATGCCGCTGCGCGAGCTGGAGATTCTCCAGCGCATCCACCGCGCGATCATGGGCACCCTGGAATCGCTGA
- a CDS encoding putative bifunctional diguanylate cyclase/phosphodiesterase, with amino-acid sequence MLAGSYDPSLVLISLCVAMLASYTALDLAGRIATTRGWPVLLWIGGGGVAMGIGVWSMHFIGMLAFSLPIPLGYDLTLTLLSLAIAVLSSGFALALVSQDRLPLWQLICGALAMGTGISCMHYLGMYAMLMQPGIDYDPALFGLSLAIAVAASGAALWIAFKLRQNTPYVRLARAGAALVMGVAIVGMHYTGMAAARFPAGSFCGASPSGLNSDWLALLIIIVTLAVIGIALLTSVLDARLESRTAQLTSSLALANQELTQLALHDNLTRLPNRILLEDRIEQMIGKVQRGGGHFALMFLDLDGFKPVNDAFGHHVGDLLLKAVAQRLRDSLRSEDTVARIGGDEFVVLAELAEAEDAVTVAGQQISLLAQPFQVAGQELRIAASIGIVVYPGDGASQHELLRNADAAMYHAKGNGKNGYSFFEQSMNTNARNHLQLLHDLRAALERREFILHYQPKFAASGEPIGAEALLRWQHPQRGLLMPDTFIALAERTGLIIPIGDWVLDEACRQMREWYLQGHESWRVAVNLSALQFCHAALVQSVADALQRHQLPARCLTLEITETTAMRDADSSLEILGRLSDMGVDLSIDDFGTGYSSLLYLKRLPANELKIDRGFVRDLEQDSDDAAIVSAIVALGQALDLRIVAEGVETSGQQNFLTRLGCDSLQGFLLGKPVPAEQFLERLGTPA; translated from the coding sequence ATGCTTGCCGGTAGTTACGATCCCTCCCTTGTCCTGATTTCGCTGTGTGTCGCCATGCTGGCGTCCTACACGGCCCTGGACCTGGCCGGGCGCATCGCGACCACCCGTGGCTGGCCGGTGCTGCTGTGGATCGGCGGCGGCGGGGTGGCCATGGGCATCGGCGTGTGGTCGATGCACTTCATCGGCATGCTCGCCTTCAGCCTGCCCATCCCACTGGGTTACGATCTCACCCTGACGCTGCTGTCGCTGGCCATTGCCGTGCTCAGCTCGGGCTTCGCCCTGGCGCTGGTCAGCCAGGATCGCCTGCCGCTCTGGCAGCTGATCTGCGGCGCGCTGGCCATGGGCACCGGGATCAGCTGCATGCACTACCTGGGCATGTACGCGATGCTGATGCAGCCGGGTATCGATTACGACCCGGCACTGTTCGGCCTGTCCCTGGCGATCGCCGTGGCGGCTTCCGGCGCGGCACTGTGGATTGCCTTCAAACTGCGGCAGAACACGCCCTACGTGCGCCTGGCCCGTGCTGGCGCGGCGCTGGTGATGGGTGTGGCCATAGTCGGCATGCACTACACCGGCATGGCGGCCGCGCGTTTCCCAGCGGGCAGCTTCTGCGGCGCCTCTCCCAGCGGGTTGAACAGTGACTGGCTGGCGCTGCTGATCATCATCGTCACCCTGGCGGTGATCGGTATCGCGCTGCTCACCTCGGTGCTGGACGCACGGCTGGAGTCGCGCACGGCGCAGCTCACTTCGTCGCTGGCCCTGGCCAACCAGGAACTGACCCAGCTCGCCCTGCACGACAACCTCACGCGCCTGCCCAACCGCATCCTGCTGGAAGATCGCATCGAGCAGATGATCGGCAAGGTACAGCGTGGCGGCGGGCACTTCGCGCTGATGTTCCTCGACCTCGACGGCTTCAAGCCGGTCAACGATGCCTTCGGCCACCATGTCGGCGACCTGCTGCTCAAGGCTGTGGCCCAGCGCCTGCGCGACAGCCTGCGCAGCGAAGACACCGTGGCGCGCATCGGCGGCGACGAGTTCGTGGTGCTCGCCGAACTGGCCGAGGCCGAGGACGCTGTGACCGTCGCCGGGCAGCAGATCAGCCTGCTGGCCCAGCCGTTCCAGGTCGCCGGGCAGGAGCTGCGCATCGCCGCCAGCATCGGCATCGTGGTCTATCCCGGCGACGGCGCCAGCCAGCATGAACTGCTGCGCAACGCCGACGCGGCGATGTACCACGCCAAGGGCAACGGCAAGAACGGCTACAGCTTCTTCGAGCAGTCGATGAACACCAACGCGCGCAACCACCTGCAGTTGCTGCACGACCTGCGCGCGGCCCTGGAGCGTCGCGAGTTCATCCTGCATTACCAGCCCAAGTTCGCCGCCAGCGGCGAGCCCATCGGCGCCGAGGCGCTGCTGCGCTGGCAGCATCCGCAGCGTGGCCTGCTGATGCCTGACACCTTCATCGCCCTGGCCGAGCGCACCGGGCTGATCATCCCCATCGGTGACTGGGTGCTGGACGAAGCCTGCCGGCAGATGCGCGAGTGGTACCTGCAGGGCCATGAAAGCTGGCGTGTGGCGGTGAATCTCTCGGCGCTGCAGTTCTGCCATGCGGCGCTGGTGCAGTCGGTGGCCGACGCGCTGCAGCGTCACCAGCTGCCGGCGCGCTGCCTGACCCTGGAGATCACCGAGACCACCGCCATGCGCGACGCCGACTCCAGCCTGGAAATCCTCGGCAGGCTGTCGGACATGGGCGTCGACCTGTCCATCGACGACTTCGGCACCGGCTACTCCAGCCTGCTCTACCTCAAGCGCCTGCCGGCCAACGAGCTGAAGATCGACCGCGGCTTCGTCCGCGACCTGGAGCAGGACAGCGATGACGCCGCCATCGTCTCGGCCATCGTTGCCCTCGGCCAGGCGCTGGATTTGCGCATCGTCGCCGAGGGAGTGGAAACCTCCGGCCAGCAGAACTTCCTCACCCGCCTGGGCTGCGACTCGCTGCAGGGCTTCCTGCTCGGCAAGCCGGTGCCGGCCGAACAGTTCCTCGAGCGTCTCGGCACGCCGGCCTGA
- a CDS encoding LysR substrate-binding domain-containing protein, whose translation MLDPNLLRSFVMVVDAGNFTRAAELLHLTQSTVSQQILRLEQSLDCRLLDRSQRQVLPTEQGEQLLGYARRILELGSEAREALSSEHSEGVLRLGMPEDFAGERMMPLLAAFSAERPRLRLEVSSGLSQELLRQYRSGELDLALVKQWGADSDCLAHWPEPLAWQDSAATPAAARDPLPLVVFPLGALYRQEMIHALEASGRRWRISYSSASLASLSAAVAAGMGVSLLPLRGRHEGHRVLTAEEGFAPIEGLELALYARPELGSAGRSLCEQLRELCAQLAATAPET comes from the coding sequence ATGCTTGACCCCAACCTGCTGCGCAGCTTCGTGATGGTGGTGGACGCCGGCAACTTCACCCGCGCCGCCGAGTTGCTGCACCTCACCCAGTCCACCGTCAGCCAGCAGATCCTGCGGCTGGAGCAGAGCCTGGACTGCCGCCTGCTGGACCGCAGCCAGCGCCAGGTGCTGCCCACCGAACAGGGCGAGCAGCTGCTGGGCTACGCGCGACGCATCCTCGAACTCGGCTCGGAGGCGCGCGAGGCGCTGAGCAGCGAGCACAGCGAAGGCGTGCTGCGCCTGGGCATGCCGGAGGACTTCGCCGGCGAACGGATGATGCCGCTGCTGGCGGCCTTCAGCGCAGAACGCCCGAGGCTGCGCCTGGAAGTCTCCAGCGGCCTCAGCCAGGAGCTGCTGCGCCAGTACCGCAGCGGCGAACTGGACCTGGCGCTGGTCAAGCAATGGGGCGCGGACAGCGACTGCCTCGCCCACTGGCCCGAACCCCTGGCCTGGCAGGACAGCGCCGCCACCCCCGCCGCCGCCCGTGATCCGCTGCCGCTGGTGGTCTTCCCGCTGGGGGCGCTGTATCGCCAGGAGATGATCCACGCCCTGGAAGCCAGCGGCCGGCGCTGGCGCATCAGCTACAGCAGCGCCAGCCTGGCGAGCCTTTCAGCGGCGGTGGCGGCGGGCATGGGCGTCAGCCTGCTGCCCCTGCGCGGCCGTCACGAAGGCCATCGCGTGCTGACCGCCGAGGAAGGTTTCGCACCCATCGAGGGGCTGGAACTGGCGCTTTATGCGCGCCCGGAGCTGGGCAGCGCCGGGCGCAGCCTGTGCGAGCAACTGCGCGAACTGTGCGCGCAGCTCGCAGCGACTGCGCCGGAAACCTGA
- a CDS encoding ankyrin repeat domain-containing protein, giving the protein MEMPIVQTEDVHSRAAADSLLGAASDGREAEVAALLKRGVPVDVSDGQGNTPLLLATAGNRVEVARLLIAAGADVNRQNRIHDSAYLLAGAAGRLEILRLTLAHGADLRSTNRYGGTALIPACERGHVEVVATLLKAGVDPDHVNKLGWTGLLEAILLSDGGPRHQAIVKQLIEAGANLNLADNDGVTPLQHARQRNQTTIARMLEVAGAH; this is encoded by the coding sequence ATGGAAATGCCGATTGTTCAGACCGAGGACGTGCACAGCCGTGCCGCCGCAGACTCGCTATTGGGCGCTGCCAGCGACGGTCGCGAAGCCGAGGTGGCGGCCCTGCTCAAACGCGGCGTACCGGTGGATGTGAGTGACGGGCAGGGCAACACGCCGCTGCTGCTGGCCACCGCCGGCAACCGTGTGGAAGTCGCGCGGCTGCTGATTGCCGCTGGCGCCGACGTCAACCGGCAGAACCGTATCCATGACAGCGCCTACCTGCTGGCCGGTGCGGCGGGGCGCCTGGAGATCCTCCGGCTGACCCTGGCCCACGGCGCCGACCTGCGCAGCACCAACCGCTATGGCGGCACGGCACTGATCCCGGCCTGCGAGCGCGGCCATGTGGAGGTGGTAGCGACACTGCTCAAGGCCGGCGTCGACCCCGATCACGTCAACAAGCTGGGCTGGACCGGGCTGCTCGAAGCCATCCTGCTCAGCGACGGCGGCCCGCGTCACCAGGCCATCGTGAAACAACTCATAGAAGCCGGGGCGAACCTGAACCTGGCCGACAACGACGGCGTCACGCCGCTGCAGCACGCCCGCCAGCGCAACCAGACCACCATCGCCAGGATGCTGGAAGTCGCCGGCGCGCATTGA
- a CDS encoding nucleoside deaminase, which yields MSHEVFMREALQLARDNIEAGGRPFGAVLVKDGRVIARAANSIHLDFDPTAHAELLAIRRASAVLGMSRLDGCVIYASGHPCPMCLAAMHLCGVEGAYFAYSNDDGEPFGLSTAAVYQQMTQPPQWQSVPLRALRPSGEEGLYNHWQEQRS from the coding sequence ATGTCACACGAAGTCTTCATGCGCGAGGCCCTGCAACTGGCCCGCGACAACATCGAGGCCGGCGGCCGCCCGTTCGGCGCCGTGCTGGTCAAGGACGGCCGGGTGATCGCCCGCGCCGCCAACTCCATCCACCTGGATTTCGACCCCACCGCCCACGCCGAGCTGCTGGCAATCCGCCGTGCCTCGGCGGTGCTGGGCATGTCGCGGCTGGACGGCTGCGTGATCTACGCCAGCGGCCACCCATGCCCGATGTGCCTGGCGGCCATGCACCTGTGCGGCGTGGAAGGCGCGTACTTTGCCTATTCCAACGACGATGGCGAGCCGTTCGGGCTGTCGACTGCTGCCGTGTACCAGCAGATGACCCAGCCGCCGCAGTGGCAGTCGGTACCGCTGCGCGCTCTGCGTCCGAGCGGTGAAGAGGGTCTTTACAACCATTGGCAGGAGCAGCGCTCGTGA
- a CDS encoding CynX/NimT family MFS transporter → MSLPAQGESAEQSSHAGWIGLLVIVALGINLRPILTSIGPLLADIHDATGLGFQGLSMLTVLPVLCMGLFALGLPWVGPRLGESRGMVLGLLAIGAACFWRLLLDSGFALIASAVLAGCGVAVIQAFVPGVIKRWFPHKVPSAMGLYSASLMAGGGSAAVLAPVVSEHFHRWQDGLGAWLLLAVVGLLLWSVARPRETPVAAPPRQKVQHYFGSRRAWLLALYFGLINGGYTSMVAWLPVYYRQLGWTAQASGQLIGLMTIFQVIAALTIPLLIRRSLDRRGWLCLCLLIQLAGFVGLICAPLHLPGIWVAMIGYGLGACFALSLTLTLDHLADAGAAGRLAAFVQGIGFIVTGIVPYVTGWLRDSTGSFQASWVLLAVSVVLMLGVTLRFSPKGYARAMQH, encoded by the coding sequence ATGAGCCTGCCGGCGCAGGGAGAGTCGGCGGAGCAGAGCAGCCACGCCGGCTGGATCGGCCTGCTGGTGATAGTCGCGCTGGGCATCAACCTGCGGCCGATCCTCACCTCCATCGGCCCGCTGCTGGCCGATATCCACGATGCCACCGGCCTGGGCTTCCAGGGCCTGTCGATGCTGACGGTGTTGCCGGTGCTGTGCATGGGCCTGTTCGCCCTGGGCCTGCCGTGGGTCGGCCCGCGCCTGGGTGAGAGCCGCGGCATGGTGCTCGGCCTGCTGGCCATTGGCGCGGCCTGCTTCTGGCGGCTGCTGCTGGACAGCGGCTTCGCCCTGATCGCCAGCGCGGTGCTGGCGGGCTGCGGCGTGGCGGTGATCCAGGCGTTCGTGCCGGGCGTGATCAAGCGCTGGTTCCCGCACAAGGTGCCGTCGGCCATGGGCCTCTACTCGGCATCGCTGATGGCCGGGGGCGGCAGCGCGGCCGTACTGGCGCCGGTGGTATCGGAGCACTTCCACCGCTGGCAGGACGGCCTTGGCGCCTGGCTGCTGCTGGCTGTCGTCGGCCTGCTGCTGTGGTCCGTCGCCCGCCCGCGCGAGACGCCGGTGGCCGCGCCGCCCAGGCAGAAGGTGCAGCACTATTTCGGCAGCCGTCGCGCCTGGCTGCTGGCCTTGTACTTCGGCCTGATCAACGGCGGCTACACCAGCATGGTGGCCTGGTTGCCGGTGTATTACCGCCAGCTTGGCTGGACGGCACAGGCCAGCGGCCAGCTGATCGGCCTGATGACCATCTTCCAGGTGATCGCCGCGCTGACCATCCCGCTGCTGATCCGCCGCTCGCTGGATCGCCGTGGCTGGCTGTGCCTGTGCCTGCTGATCCAACTCGCCGGCTTCGTCGGGCTGATCTGCGCGCCGCTGCACCTGCCGGGCATCTGGGTGGCGATGATCGGCTACGGCCTGGGCGCCTGCTTCGCCCTGAGCCTGACCCTGACCCTGGACCACCTTGCCGACGCCGGCGCAGCCGGGCGCCTGGCGGCCTTCGTGCAGGGCATTGGCTTCATCGTCACCGGCATCGTGCCTTACGTCACCGGCTGGCTGCGCGACAGTACCGGCAGCTTCCAGGCTTCCTGGGTCCTGCTGGCGGTGTCGGTGGTGCTGATGCTGGGCGTGACCCTGCGCTTCTCGCCCAAAGGCTATGCGCGGGCGATGCAGCACTGA
- a CDS encoding efflux transporter outer membrane subunit, translating to MTINAVSKSAVKLFVPSLLALALSACMVGPDYQKPDTAPAQLDSNAQAQNYDRTRFEDAWWKQFDDPVLTQLVDQALKENRELRVAYARVLASRAIRDDVANDRFPTVTSRAEGQVGKGQVPGQTEDRVNQERYDLGLDMIWEVDLFGRVRRQLESSDAQSEAIVADLQQLQVSLIAELADAYGQLRGAQLRESIAKSNLDNQRESRDLTIQLRDAGVGSELDVQRAEARLASTEASVPQLQAEEVRQRNRIATLLGQRPDALSVDLSPKKLPAIAKALPIGDPGELLRRRPDVASAERRLAAATADVGVATADLFPKVSLGGFLGYTAGRGSQIGSSAASAWGVAPSITWAAFDLGSVRARLRASKADADGALATYEQQVLLALEESSNAFSDYGKRQQRLVSLVRQSEASRNAAQQAGLQYREGTVDFLNLLDAEREQLAAEDAQALAEVDVYRGIVAIYKALGGGWQPTPAA from the coding sequence ATGACCATCAATGCTGTGAGCAAGAGTGCCGTGAAACTGTTCGTCCCTTCCCTGCTCGCGCTGGCCCTCAGCGCGTGCATGGTCGGCCCCGACTACCAGAAGCCGGACACCGCGCCGGCCCAACTGGACAGCAACGCCCAGGCGCAGAACTACGACCGCACCCGCTTCGAAGACGCCTGGTGGAAACAGTTCGATGACCCGGTGCTGACCCAGCTGGTCGACCAGGCCCTCAAGGAAAACCGCGAGCTGCGCGTGGCCTATGCCCGCGTGCTGGCTTCGCGGGCGATCCGCGACGACGTTGCCAATGATCGTTTCCCCACGGTCACCAGCCGCGCCGAAGGCCAGGTTGGCAAGGGCCAGGTGCCCGGCCAGACCGAGGACCGGGTGAACCAGGAGCGCTACGACCTGGGCCTGGACATGATCTGGGAAGTTGACCTGTTCGGCCGCGTGCGTCGCCAGCTGGAATCCAGCGACGCGCAGAGCGAAGCCATAGTCGCCGACCTGCAGCAGTTGCAGGTCAGCCTGATCGCCGAGCTGGCCGATGCCTATGGACAGCTGCGCGGTGCGCAACTGCGCGAGAGCATCGCCAAGAGCAACCTGGACAACCAGCGCGAGTCCCGTGACCTGACCATCCAGCTGCGCGACGCCGGCGTCGGCAGCGAACTGGACGTGCAGCGTGCCGAAGCGCGCCTGGCTTCCACCGAAGCCAGCGTGCCGCAACTGCAGGCCGAGGAAGTACGCCAGCGCAACCGCATCGCCACCCTCCTCGGCCAGCGCCCGGACGCGCTGAGCGTGGACCTGTCGCCGAAGAAACTGCCGGCCATCGCCAAGGCCCTGCCCATTGGAGATCCGGGCGAGCTGCTGCGTCGCCGGCCGGACGTCGCCTCCGCCGAACGCCGCCTGGCGGCCGCCACCGCGGACGTGGGCGTGGCCACCGCCGACCTGTTCCCGAAAGTCAGCCTCGGCGGCTTCCTCGGCTACACCGCCGGGCGTGGTTCGCAGATCGGCTCGTCCGCCGCCAGCGCCTGGGGCGTGGCCCCGAGCATCACCTGGGCGGCCTTCGACCTGGGCAGCGTGCGGGCCCGCCTGCGCGCCTCCAAGGCCGATGCCGACGGCGCCCTGGCGACCTACGAGCAGCAAGTCCTGCTGGCGCTGGAAGAGTCGTCGAACGCCTTCAGCGACTACGGCAAGCGCCAGCAGCGCCTGGTGTCGCTGGTGCGCCAGTCCGAAGCCAGCCGCAATGCCGCGCAACAGGCCGGCCTGCAATACCGCGAGGGCACCGTGGACTTCCTCAACCTGCTGGACGCCGAGCGCGAACAGCTGGCCGCCGAGGACGCCCAGGCCCTGGCGGAAGTCGACGTGTATCGCGGCATCGTGGCGATCTACAAGGCCCTTGGCGGCGGCTGGCAGCCGACGCCGGCAGCCTGA